Genomic window (Marinobacter fonticola):
CGAAACTCGAGTAGCTGGCCCGCTGCCGGCCCGCATCGACAGCGCCGACGGCAATGGTGTTGTCGAAGGCCGCCGGATACACCCGCGCATTCGTACCCTGGTTACCGGCAGCGGCCACCACCAAAATGCCCGAGTCGACAGCTCTTTGAATAGCCGCTTCCAATTGCGCACTGTTCGCGTCGGTGCCCAGGCTCAGGTTCATCACATCCGGTTTCAACGTATTGTCCGGGGACGTTAAGGCATCGATCGCTGCGATGATGTCGCTCAGCGATCCCATGCCATCGAGGCCCAGCACCCTGATGGGAAGAATCGTCGCATTAGGTGCAACGCCCACCCCGCCCATGGTGTTGTCCAGCGCGGCGATGGTGCCCGCGACGTGGGTGCCATGGAACGACGTCGCATCGGCGCGGCCGTTGCCAGGATTTGCCGGATTACCGTCCCTTCCGGAAACGCCGTCAACATCCGCATCGCCGGTGACAAAGTCATTGATCGGAAGCACCAAAGCAACGTTATTGCCATTGGAGTTGCCATCATCCAGATCCGGGTGCCAGTTCCCAACGGTGCCGGGGGTCTCGCTGAATATCCCCGTGTCCAGCACCGCAACCCGAATCCCCTGCCCCGGCGTACCGACAGCCTGCCAGGCTGCAGGCAGGTTAATCAGTGGATAGCTCCATTGACGGGAATACAGCGGATCGTCATCCGCGGCGACCGCCAGGGCATGAAACTGATAGTTGGGCTCGGCGGCAACCACACCGGGCGCCTGCCGGAGTTCGCGAATCCATTCCAGCGTCTCCTGGCGAACGGTTTGCGAGGACGCCTGCACGCTACGATTAGAGCCCGTACGATTGACCAGCCATACGCCGCTGCCCAATGCGCGCGACGAGGCCACCGAAGGCAGGACCGTTGCGAGAGCGCTGACACCAGCGGGCGACGCCATGGTGATGACAGCTTCGTCGGGCTCGAACGCGGTATCCGGATAGCTGAAGGTGGCGGATGACGCCGATGCTGAATTGATACTGACAACATAGCGGAACGGCCCGCCGGAGAGGGCTTCAAGCTCCAAATCGTACACCTGCCTGGCGGAGCTGGAAGGTGGCCCGATACTGACAGCAGTAGCCGGCGTTAAAGGGCTGGACCCCACTTCGCCACCGCTTCCGGAGAGTGTTACCTGGCCTACCGGCGGGCTGGAAAGCCCCCCATCCGGCTCGAAGGCCTGCACATAGACGGTTTGCCCGCCTTCCAGCGCGAGCCGGAAACGGTCGTCCTGATCGAAATAGTAGACAAAGTCAGTATTGTAACGCCCTGACTCAGCACTCAAGTAGCCGCCGACCAGTGCGGGGCTGGGTAAATCCTGTGGGTCTGCCGAATTGTCACCGGCCTCGCGAAAGAGGAAATCCGTCGCGGTATCGCTATCGGACCGGGTGCGCGCCTCGATCTGGATGACGCCACTGAGGTCCGCTTCCGGCACTACCGGGGGCTCAACGACGTTATCACCGTCGTCACTGCTACCGCCGCCGCCCCCACAACCGGCTATTACCACCGTGAACAGGATTAGCGTTGGGACTACACTCGCGTAAGAACTGGACAACTGAATCACCTCCCCGCAAATTGGCTTATACGCTCCGGCACTTCAAACGTATCTATTTCAGACAGCCCTGTCTTGATCTTAGGTTAGCCCATAACCTAAAAACGAAAAAAAGCCGCTGCCAGATGCACTAGCGGCGGCTTTCTTAATATTACGCCTTCAGGCGTAGAAGAACATGGGCACAAAGGCGACGATTAGCAGCGTGCTGCCCATGACCACAAGTGGTAGCAGCAGACGCTCGTAGCGATGCCAGAAACTGCCGGTGCGCTCGGCCGCCAGCACCTCGGTCTCGCCGACGACTTGCCGGGTAAGCAGATGGTTCAGCGCCACCGGCGGGCTGAGATAGCCCAGCTCAAACGCGACCAGACATACCAGCCAGAAGTGCAGCGGAACGATTCCGAGATTGATCGCCGCCTGGGCAATGGTGGCGGAGACCAGAATGACCGCACCGAACGGATCCATAATCATGCCGATAAAGGTCAACATGACAACGATCACCAGCATGATGATCCACGGATTGCTTAAACCCTCCGGGAAGATCGCATGGACGACGTCAGAGCGTTCGAGGATACCGCCCAGGCAAACGGAAAAGCCGATCAACGCCAGCAATGCGCCGATGTGCACCGCTGAGTCGCTGGCCGCAGCGACGCTCCGGCTGCAGAATGCAGCAGTGCGGCTCTGGCCGGGTTCCCGGCTGCCCTTGCCGGCATCCAGAAACACCAGCGCCAGCATCACCAGCGGCAAGATCAGGGGCGCGCTGTACTCGTTGAACGTCAAACCCAGCAGGAACCAGATCAGTCCGATAGCCAAGGCGGCCACGAGGGCGTATGGCATCAGCGGTGTAAGCCGTCGTGCGGCTTCGGCAAAGGCGCCTGGCTGGGGGCGCGGTTTCCAGTTGCCCTGGGTTTTGCAGACCACCAGGGTGAACAAACTCGCTGACATCATGAAAATCCAGAAACCCCAACCGTACAGCTCGTCGGTAGTCACTTCCTTGTTTAGCGCCGCCACGACCACAATCAGCAAACACGGATTGAGCACCACCCCCATACTGCCGGACATGGCCGTAGTGGCCAGGGACAACTGGCGTCCGGCTCCGGACTTGCGCAGCTCGTCGTAGATCACGCCGCCAACCGCGAGAATGAAGATACCGGACGCGCCGGTGAACGCCGTCGGGAATGCGGTCGCGAAAATCATCAGCGAAGCCAGCGCCGGGGCCGGCAACCGGAAAGGCTGGATCACATTCAGCAGCAGGCCCGGCAAGCGGGTCTGTTTGAGCACCATGCCCACCAGCACGTATAGCCCGATGTTGATAAACATCGAAGCCAGATTACTCATCTGGCCAAAGTAGATCGCCAGCCCCGAACTATAGCCATCGACAAAGTAGAAATAGGCCATGGCGATCAGCCCCATCTTGCAATACAGCGGGATTGAAAGGAACGACGAGGGGGACAATTTGCCGGGGCGGATGCGCTCGGGTACCACGGTAAGGCGATAGGCATTGATGGCCACAAAAAGTCCGAATACGCCCGTCCAGGCATACTGAAGATCGCGCAGAGCATCGGACGAGCGCGAGTCGCCCAGCTGCCCGGCGTAAGTGGACAGTGAATACGCCATCAGTCCGTTGACCAATAACTGAACCGCCTGGGACAACGTCCACTCAGACCGGTTGCGCGGCAGACGCAAGGCGATATGGTCGGCGTCGAACGCGGCAATCATGGCCGCCAGAGCGAACAGGCCCAAAAACAGGTATTTGGTCAGGTCGATATTGTCCAGCAACCAGTCGGCAATGCCCTGTTCCACCACCTTGAACAGGGTCAGCGCGGGGGTAATCTGCTCTTGATTGGTCGCGAACATGGCGTGCTTCTTCTCGCAAAGCGCCAGGTTCCTACGAAAACTCTCCCTTAACGCCTGGGCATCCGGCGGCGACGAGAATAAGGCGTCCGGATCGGGCTTGTAAGCCTGCATCCGCTGTTGCACCGCTGCCTCGACATCCCTATCCACACTGCAGGTGGGCTCGGTGGCCCAGGGGT
Coding sequences:
- a CDS encoding S8 family peptidase, with translation MSSSYASVVPTLILFTVVIAGCGGGGGSSDDGDNVVEPPVVPEADLSGVIQIEARTRSDSDTATDFLFREAGDNSADPQDLPSPALVGGYLSAESGRYNTDFVYYFDQDDRFRLALEGGQTVYVQAFEPDGGLSSPPVGQVTLSGSGGEVGSSPLTPATAVSIGPPSSSARQVYDLELEALSGGPFRYVVSINSASASSATFSYPDTAFEPDEAVITMASPAGVSALATVLPSVASSRALGSGVWLVNRTGSNRSVQASSQTVRQETLEWIRELRQAPGVVAAEPNYQFHALAVAADDDPLYSRQWSYPLINLPAAWQAVGTPGQGIRVAVLDTGIFSETPGTVGNWHPDLDDGNSNGNNVALVLPINDFVTGDADVDGVSGRDGNPANPGNGRADATSFHGTHVAGTIAALDNTMGGVGVAPNATILPIRVLGLDGMGSLSDIIAAIDALTSPDNTLKPDVMNLSLGTDANSAQLEAAIQRAVDSGILVVAAAGNQGTNARVYPAAFDNTIAVGAVDAGRQRASYSSFGDWLDLVAPGGDASRDGNNDGQGDVIISTWGSDTGGVFTPAYAGLQGTSMAAPHVSGVLALMRQKHGGLSQSEFLELLRRGVLTDTVGTADQYGAGLINALKAVDSVTTGGLGAFLTASPSSLQFGGSVTSDQLALEVVPAEDTDTVLASVGVTSPVWLDVDVSQRNGDALLLNASILDASAATQTEITVTYDNAEGASQSLAIPVNVQLGDQPAARNAGRHFVLLVTADDNREPVAQTTVVARDGRYLFAFDEVPNGEYFLVAGTDMDNDGFICQSGEACAEYPTNGLPQPVVKGDSPLSGIALTTSYTRPSLESASLPRTDFRGYRLLSTLPDEKRRREAPR
- a CDS encoding TRAP transporter large permease subunit, yielding MNWRALSASRMTTLYPVHRLHGVVLLALLVFTLLLGMGNSLHSRMLWIGEQTWPDYYLLNPWATEPTCSVDRDVEAAVQQRMQAYKPDPDALFSSPPDAQALRESFRRNLALCEKKHAMFATNQEQITPALTLFKVVEQGIADWLLDNIDLTKYLFLGLFALAAMIAAFDADHIALRLPRNRSEWTLSQAVQLLVNGLMAYSLSTYAGQLGDSRSSDALRDLQYAWTGVFGLFVAINAYRLTVVPERIRPGKLSPSSFLSIPLYCKMGLIAMAYFYFVDGYSSGLAIYFGQMSNLASMFINIGLYVLVGMVLKQTRLPGLLLNVIQPFRLPAPALASLMIFATAFPTAFTGASGIFILAVGGVIYDELRKSGAGRQLSLATTAMSGSMGVVLNPCLLIVVVAALNKEVTTDELYGWGFWIFMMSASLFTLVVCKTQGNWKPRPQPGAFAEAARRLTPLMPYALVAALAIGLIWFLLGLTFNEYSAPLILPLVMLALVFLDAGKGSREPGQSRTAAFCSRSVAAASDSAVHIGALLALIGFSVCLGGILERSDVVHAIFPEGLSNPWIIMLVIVVMLTFIGMIMDPFGAVILVSATIAQAAINLGIVPLHFWLVCLVAFELGYLSPPVALNHLLTRQVVGETEVLAAERTGSFWHRYERLLLPLVVMGSTLLIVAFVPMFFYA